A stretch of Caenorhabditis elegans chromosome IV DNA encodes these proteins:
- the skr-13 gene encoding Skp1-related protein (Confirmed by transcript evidence), which translates to MSAPVADAPAAEIVYKIISSDGVVSKMSEKAVQQSKTLSNLIENLGYTIENIETRDPIPVTNVNGKTMAKVAELCEKHKADAIPEDNMNVLKTLTIPEWDQKFLKIEDEALFDLILASNFLDIKGLMYYGCKTVSNMAKGKTTAELREIFGINTDEQDAAEETAQKAAAEVA; encoded by the coding sequence ATGTCTGCTCCAGTTGCCGATGCTCCAGCTGCTGAAATCGTTTACAAGATCATTTCGAGCGATGGAGTTGTATccaaaatgagtgaaaaagcCGTTCAACAATCGAAAACTCTGAGCAATCTGATTGAGAATCTCGGCTACACCATCGAAAACATCGAGACCCGTGATCCAATTCCAGTTACAAATGTGAATGGAAAGACTATGGCGAAGGTTGCTGAATTGTGTGAGAAGCACAAAGCCGATGCAATTCCAGAGGACAATATGAATGTTCTCAAGACTCTTACCATTCCAGAATGggatcaaaagtttttgaaaattgaggatGAAGCTCTGTTTGATTTGATTCTGGCTTCAAACTTCCTTGACATCAAGGGTCTCATGTACTATGGATGTAAGACTGTTTCCAACATGGCAAAGGGCAAAACAACTGCTGAACTCAGAGAGATCTTTGGAATCAATACGGATGAACAGGATGCTGCTGAGGAAACTGCACAGAAAGCTGCCGCTGAAGTTGCCTAA
- the skr-9 gene encoding Skp1-related protein (Confirmed by transcript evidence), whose product MIAEAAAVEVQANEAPVVAPIMYKVESNDGKVFEISDEAVKQSNILSNLISTCAPEDVASMDPIPITNVIGNILKMVIEWCEKHKGEALPVEDDSVPKHVNVPEWDTNFLKIDNDVLFDLIVACNYLDVPGLMNYGCKIVAMMAIGKSPDELRIIFAIPTDEEDEAAERAAKEKAEAEKKAITDKDAAEPSTSK is encoded by the coding sequence ATGATTGCTGAAGCCGCCGCGGTCGAAGTTCAAGCCAACGAGGCTCCAGTTGTTGCTCCAATCATGTACAAGGTCGAATCGAATGATGGAAAAGTGTTCGAAATCAGTGATGAAGCAGTTAAACAATCAAATATCCTCTCCAATCTGATCTCTACTTGTGCTCCAGAGGATGTTGCTTCAATGGATCCAATTCCAATCACAAATGTCATTGGAAATATCCTGAAGATGGTCATTGAGTGGTGTGAGAAACACAAAGGAGAAGCGCTTCCAGTTGAAGATGACAGTGTTCCAAAGCATGTCAATGTTCCCGAATGGGATACcaacttcttgaaaatcgACAACGACGTGCTCTTCGACTTGATCGTTGCCTGTAACTACCTTGATGTGCCTGGATTAATGAATTACGGATGTAAGATTGTTGCCATGATGGCCATTGGAAAGTCTCCAGATGAGTTGAGAATCATCTTTGCAATTCCAACTGATGAAGAGGATGAAGCTGCGGAGAGAGCTGCTAAGGAGAAGGCTGAAGCTGAGAAGAAGGCAATCACCGACAAGGACGCAGCTGAGCCATCAACTTCCAAATAA
- the skr-8 gene encoding Skp1-related protein (Confirmed by transcript evidence) yields MIAEAAAVEVQANEAPVVAPIMYKVESNDGKVFEISDEAVKQSNILSNLISTCAPEDVASMDPIPITNVTGNILKMVIEWCEKHKGEALPVEDDSVPKNINVPEWDTNFLKIDNEVLFDLIVACNYLDVPGLMNYGCKMVANMAIGKSPDELRIIFAIPTDEEDEAAERAAKEKAEAEKKAIADKDAAEPSTSK; encoded by the coding sequence ATGATTGCTGAAGCCGCCGCGGTCGAAGTTCAAGCCAACGAGGCTCCAGTTGTTGCTCCAATCATGTACAAGGTCGAATCGAATGATGGAAAAGTGTTCGAAATCAGTGATGAAGCAGTTAAACAATCAAATATCCTCTCCAATCTGATCTCTACTTGTGCTCCAGAGGATGTTGCTTCAATGGATCCAATTCCAATCACAAATGTCACTGGAAATATCCTGAAGATGGTCATTGAGTGGTGTGAGAAGCACAAAGGAGAAGCGCTTCCAGTTGAAGATGACAGTGTTCCAAAGAATATAAATGTTCCCGAATGGGATACcaacttcttgaaaatcgACAACGAAGTGCTCTTCGACTTGATCGTTGCCTGCAACTACCTTGATGTGCCTGGATTAATGAATTATGGATGCAAGATGGTTGCCAACATGGCTATCGGAAAATCTCCTGATGAGTTGAGAATCATCTTTGCAATTCCAActgatgaagaagatgaagctgCGGAGAGAGCTGCAAAGGAGAAGGCTGAAGCTGAGAAGAAGGCAATTGCTGACAAGGACGCAGCTGAACCATCAACTTCCAAATAA
- the skr-12 gene encoding Skp1-related protein (Confirmed by transcript evidence) has protein sequence MSAPIVDAPAAEIVYKIISSDGVVSKMSEKAVQQSKTLSNLIENLGYTIENIETRDPIPVTNVNGKTMAKVAEWCEKHKADAIPEDNMNVLKTLTIPEWDQKFLKIEDEALFDLILASNFLDIKGLMYFGCKTVSNMAKGKTTAELREIFGINTDEQDAAEETAQRAAAEVA, from the coding sequence ATGTCTGCTCCAATTGTCGATGCCCCAGCTGCTGAAATCGTTTACAAGATCATTTCGAGCGATGGAGTTGTATccaaaatgagtgaaaaagcCGTTCAACAATCGAAAACTCTGAGCAATCTGATTGAAAATCTCGGCTACACCATCGAAAACATCGAGACCCGTGATCCAATTCCAGTTACAAATGTGAATGGAAAGACTATGGCGAAGGTTGCTGAATGGTGTGAGAAGCACAAAGCCGATGCAATTCCAGAGGACAATATGAATGTTCTCAAGACTCTTACCATTCCAGAATGGGATCAGaagttcttgaaaattgaggatGAAGCTTTGTTTGATTTGATTCTGGCTTCAAACTTCCTTGACATCAAGGGTCTCATGTACTTTGGGTGTAAGACTGTTTCCAACATGGCAAAGGGCAAAACAACTGCTGAACTCAGAGAGATCTTTGGAATCAATACGGATGAACAGGATGCTGCTGAGGAAACTGCACAGAGAGCTGCCGCTGAAGTTGCCTAA
- the C52D10.3 gene encoding DUF4140 domain-containing protein (Confirmed by transcript evidence) yields the protein MIVEQPGCAPHLFEASQLATKSVIVYSDRAEVKRLVTVDLPKGNQEIIIQNVSAVIERQSVRVDGRGVLIQEVQYQEVPMDMTHETDKIVEIERQKIEVENERFAIEDECCSIKKRIDVLDGVAAQISSGPASMGFSGQCSSSIPASGSQPHLTRRHTVTGQEPNPLAMSQNQMSTGFFFNHESLDNLAKFLGYYGDAVRDMKKELRKRQRESEQLSEKIDHLDRQLDQLRCLAEYDSIKRNISIVVEMEEPGKVELYITYQVYCAAWKPCYDIRASSAEEEEDNGASVQLCYYGLVEQNTGDDWKDCDIVLSTCSASLGGSPPPLSTLSATLNTSRSTRRHHASSAARRKAPLSVPSEEDMGFGSFDYNEIVDAAALHRWHNGGVRSRSSEENSVSTQALESTVSTCFSIPRAVTILSNAVEHKLLISKSELSCAFSHETVPSRSTSAYLSALITNTSQLPLLPGAAAVYVNNCFVTKTHLRLVSPGEEFRCNMGVDPSVKVEYKAPTVTYDQVGFMSKSTLMTHEQLISVRSAKVRQSVKITVKEQIPKSHDDKIKVSIVSPEIKSSSSSKNSSPPDARLNKDHNLEWCVILAPGQHRLLPVRYTIEHPASESLSYKFN from the exons ATGATCGTCGAGCAGCCGGGCTGTGCTCCGCACCTCTTCGAAGCATCACAGCTGGCCACAAAATCCGTCATAGTTTATTCAGACCGGGCAGAGGTGAAGCGTCTGGTTACGGTAGACTTGCCAAAAGGGAATCAGGAAATTATCATACAG AATGTCTCCGCAGTCATCGAACGCCAATCAGTACGAGTTGACGGTAGGGGTGTCCTAATTCAAGAGGTTCAATATCAGGAAGTACCAATGGATATGACACACGAAACAGacaaaattgtggaaattgaACGACAGAAAATTGAAGTAGAAAATGAGCGATTTGCAATTGAGGACGAGTGTTGTTCGATCAAAAAGCGAATCGACGTGCTTGATGGGGTGGCTGCGCAG atttcctCCGGCCCGGCTTCAATGGGCTTTTCGGGCCAATGCTCTTCGAGCATTCCAGCTTCCGGGAGCCAGCCCCACCTCACTCGCCGTCACACAGTCACTGGCCAGGAGCCGAATCCGTTGGCGATGAGCCAAAATCAAATGTCCACTGGCTTCTTTTTTAATCACGAGTCATTGGATAACCTGGCTAAATTTCTGGGATATTATG GAGACGCCGTGCGAGATATGAAAAAAGAGTTGCGGAAGCGTCAGCGGGAGAGTGAACAGCTTTCGGAGAAGATTGATCATTTGGACAGACAATTGGATCAGCTAAGATGTCTGGCAGAGTATGATTCGATTAAGAG aaacatcaGCATCGTGGTAGAAATGGAAGAGCCCGGCAAGGTAGAACTCTACATCACCTACCAAGTATACTGTGCCGCCTGGAAGCCATGCTACGATATCCGAGCCAGCTCTGCCGAAGAGGAAGAGGACAATGGTGCATCCGTCCAACTGTGCTATTATGGGCTCGTGGAGCAAAACACTGGAGACGACTGGAAGGACTGTGACATTGTGCTTTCAACTTGCTCGGCGAGCCTTGGAGGCTCTCCACCGCCTCTTTCAACACTTTCAGCGACACTTAACACATCTAGAAGCACCCGAAGACATCACGCATCGTCGGCTGCTAGAAGAAAGGCTCCACTTTCAGTTCCGTCGGAGGAAGACATGGGATTTGGATCTTTTGACTATAATGAGATTGTTGATGCTGCTGCTCTGCACAGATGGCATAATGGAGGAGTTCGCAGTCGGAGCAGTGAGGAGAACAGTGTTAGTACGCAGGCGCTGGAGAGTACGGTATCCACATGTTTTTCGATTCCACGTGCTGTCACAATTTTGAGCAACGCTGTGGAACACAAGCTTCTGATTTCCAAG agtgaGCTTTCCTGCGCATTCTCCCACGAAACCGTACCTTCTCGTTCAACAAGTGCTTACTTATCAGCTCTGATCACAAATACATCTCAACTTCCACTGCTCCCCGGGGCAGCCGCAGTTTACGTCAATAACTGTTTTGTGACAAAG ACCCATTTGAGATTGGTGTCTCCCGGAGAGGAATTTCGGTGTAATATGGGAGTCGATCCGTCGGTGAAAGTTGAATACAAAGCACCAACAGTGACTTATGATCAG gtgGGGTTCATGTCAAAAAGTACCTTAATGACTCACGAGCAGCTGATCAGTGTCCGCAGTGCAAAAGTTCGTCAAAGTGTAAAAATTACGGTAAAGGAGCAGATTCCAAAAAGCCATGATGACAAGATTAAG GTTTCTATCGTGTCTCCGGAGATCAAAAGCTCGTCTTCCTCCAAGAACTCATCTCCACCAGATGCTCGTCTTAACAAAGACCATAATCTTGAATGGTGTGTCATTTTGGCACCCGGCCAACATCGTCTTCTCCCAGTTCGCTACACAATTGAGCATCCGGCTTCGGAATCGCTTTCCTATAAGTTTAATTAA
- the C52D10.3 gene encoding DUF4140 domain-containing protein (Partially confirmed by transcript evidence) has translation MIVEQPGCAPHLFEASQLATKSVIVYSDRAEVKRLVTVDLPKGNQEIIIQNVSAVIERQSVRVDGRGVLIQEVQYQEVPMDMTHETDKIVEIERQKIEVENERFAIEDECCSIKKRIDVLDGVAAQISSGPASMGFSGQCSSSIPASGSQPHLTRRHTVTGQEPNPLAMSQNQMSTGFFFNHESLDNLAKFLGYYGE, from the exons ATGATCGTCGAGCAGCCGGGCTGTGCTCCGCACCTCTTCGAAGCATCACAGCTGGCCACAAAATCCGTCATAGTTTATTCAGACCGGGCAGAGGTGAAGCGTCTGGTTACGGTAGACTTGCCAAAAGGGAATCAGGAAATTATCATACAG AATGTCTCCGCAGTCATCGAACGCCAATCAGTACGAGTTGACGGTAGGGGTGTCCTAATTCAAGAGGTTCAATATCAGGAAGTACCAATGGATATGACACACGAAACAGacaaaattgtggaaattgaACGACAGAAAATTGAAGTAGAAAATGAGCGATTTGCAATTGAGGACGAGTGTTGTTCGATCAAAAAGCGAATCGACGTGCTTGATGGGGTGGCTGCGCAG atttcctCCGGCCCGGCTTCAATGGGCTTTTCGGGCCAATGCTCTTCGAGCATTCCAGCTTCCGGGAGCCAGCCCCACCTCACTCGCCGTCACACAGTCACTGGCCAGGAGCCGAATCCGTTGGCGATGAGCCAAAATCAAATGTCCACTGGCTTCTTTTTTAATCACGAGTCATTGGATAACCTGGCTAAATTTCTGGGATATTATGGCGAGTGA
- the col-138 gene encoding Nematode cuticle collagen N-terminal domain-containing protein (Confirmed by transcript evidence) gives MDEDRQSVKKFAFFGIAASTVATLTVVMAVPMLCLYLQNIQSGLQDDLTFCKSRTDSLRGEYTRLAAYRDSAVATLRQKRSTNEKCCSCGTGTAGPVGAPGDDGAPGSDGKAGKPGVNGKDADAQQIPTADDFCFECEPSPVGPPGPPGPKGPDGESGAPGEPGPAGRPGNKGAPGPAGPVGADGEPGELGAPGAPGVQRTVASPVGEPGEPGEQGPKGEAGQDGRPGQPGRQGPQGEPGQNGKDGEPGKDGVDGEPGKPGEDGPKGSCDHCPPPRTAPGY, from the coding sequence ATGGACGAGGACCGTCAGTCTGTCAAGAAATTCGCCTTCTTCGGAATCGCCGCCTCGACGGTCGCCACTCTTACAGTGGTCATGGCAGTTCCAATGCTTTGCCTCTACCTTCAGAACATTCAATCTGGACTTCAAGACGATTTGACTTTCTGCAAGTCCCGTACAGACTCTCTCCGCGGAGAGTACACTCGGCTCGCCGCTTACAGAGACTCTGCTGTGGCCACCCTTCGCCAGAAGCGTTCCACCAACGAGAAGTGCTGCTCTTGCGGAACTGGAACCGCCGGACCAGTTGGAGCACCGGGAGATGATGGAGCTCCAGGATCCGACGGAAAGGCTGGAAAGCCTGGAGTCAACGGAAAGGATGCCGATGCCCAGCAGATCCCAACCGCCGACGATTTCTGCTTTGAGTGTGAGCCATCTCCAgttggaccaccaggaccaccaggaccaaaGGGACCAGACGGAGAGTCCGGAGCACCAGGAGAGCCAGGGCCAGCCGGCCGTCCAGGAAACAAGGGAGCTccaggaccagccggaccagTCGGAGCCGATGGAGAGCCAGGAGAGCTTGGAGcaccaggagcaccaggagtTCAGCGTACCGTCGCATCGCCAGTCGGAGAGCCAGGAGAGCCAGGAGAGCAAGGACCAAAGGGAGAAGCCGGACAAGATGGACGTCCAGGACAGCCAGGAAGACAAGGACCACAAGGAGAGCCAGGACAAAACGGAAAGGATGGAGAGCCAGGAAAGGACGGAGTCGACGGAGAGCCAGGAAAGCCAGGAGAGGACGGACCAAAGGGATCCTGCGATCATTGTCCACCACCAAGAACTGCTCCAGGATATTAA
- the flp-17 gene encoding FMRF-Like Peptide (Product from WormBase gene class flp;~Confirmed by transcript evidence), with protein MLSKLVLTTCLLLTISGSSQAASMEEIQSEKFCEKFPTLHMCRLKEELTGSLVELQYLLQDGINNQQQAGAQEVQKRKSAFVRFGKRSAPEEEAMEMEKRKSAFVRFGRSFGMEPQITEKRKSQYIRFGK; from the exons atgcTCTCCAAACTAGTGCTCACCACTTGTTTGTTGCTCACAATTTCGGGATCCTCCCAGGCCGCTTCAATGGAGGAAATTCAGTCGGAAAAGTTTTGCGAGAAGTTCCCAACACTCCACATGTGCCGACTGAAAGAAGAGCTGACAGGCAGTTTGGTCGAGTTACAGTATCTTTTGCAAGATG GAATCAACAATCAACAGCAAGCCGGAGCTCAAGAGGTACAAAAGAGAAAGAGCGCCTTTGTCAGATTCGGAAAGAGATCTGCTCCAGAGGAAGAGGCTATG gaaatggAAAAGCGTAAATCAGCGTTTGTCAGATTTGGAAGATCATTCGGAATGGAGCCACAGattactgaaaaaagaaagagccAGTACATTCgctttggaaaataa